cgtcgccacaaatatgttctactacctggagaaagactttgcGGTCACGGTCACTCTGTTCAATCACAAAGGCTTGGAAGGAATGaaaaaggcgataagttcatttgtggaggagaataagtatgaaagaaaatctctggtggaggctaagtcgCAGCGGGGTAGCAAAATGTGCGCCAAAGTATTCCATAAtatgggaatcgttgttccagtgggCTATCGCACCGTGATGTACAgtgatgccaacatcaagaagattcTTAGTGCTATGAACAAGCCAGGTGAGATCTCAAagaaagaagccaaagagatagtcatggagtaATTGTAGCACATCATAACAGTTTCAGTGATCGGTCTGGAttagtgtgattttggtacgaatctgggactaggaattgaccttttctgctccggccataaagACCTACACGAAGGCGTTCAGAATCTTCTTAATCCCGgctataagttgctcggacggccacaatatatggcgattctgcAGGCAAATTCGGCCAACagaagctcagtattttggattaaattggttgcaaaagaagaagaaaatgtattaaatataatgaatttttattgtaacaattttgtttgttgttgattctatgataaattttcaacaaagaggatagcagcagccaagcgagcttgtagttcttgttagTTCATGCTATAAGCCCATTCCACCCCACCCCagaacttcaaaaaattgaatcttgagaTAATATACATTACCATATAGAACATCTTCACTGTGTGAAAGAAAGTACgtggatattttcattttatccgcATCCGAGACGGTGGGTGGTGATATACTAGGAGGTTTTTGTACGTTCGTATCGAAACGTTTTTTAAACCACTCAATGACGGGATTCAATTCGTTCTTTTGGAGCTCGTATAGATCTTTACCTTcctgaaaatcaaatttataagtACCAACATAAGGCTAAAATTTGtatcttgcatttccagatccgttagttcattgcagagtatatcgaaagttctgcggctcagtctcaaatgtttttttttttcatcaatacaaaatttgacagccagtgttaaacaaatttaaatttcaaatgaaaacgtaTAAATATTCGGTGTGATCGATTTTcggtttttcgaaaactttttgccgaaaacacggttttgggtttggtttgAAAAGCCTATAAAGCAGACCCCAACGCCTGAATAGATTCATTTTCTATTTAGGTAAagctttgacagctgacaactgCATTACAAGtttgattgttttatttcacaatatGTGTGTGTTAtgttgttaaatttataaaaaggaacTTCTTGCATGATATCGTAAAGTTGCTAAGAAACTTGCCAAAAGCCCGAAAAAACCATTGTGCTCCTTGAGAATTGGCAGTTTTGGTCAAGGTCATGAGGAGACCTTCTGTTTagtactttaaaattatatttcattctCCATCAAAAAAAGACGTGTTCAccaaaaatattggatttaagAAACATTTATCACTCAattgtttcaactttttttgtttaaaaaaagtgtaaatccacaaaaaatttaattaacatttagccaaacatttaatttgaaactttcctttttgagttttaaaataaatggtacttttgtaaaaaaaaagttgcataAGTGGGACAGATGACCCGGAAATGAGATTTTGTCAGTACAGTTGgtgtttttatacaaatttaattaagaaacctaaaaaccaatttgtacagaaaaatgggtttaaacctaaagaaaatatgttttaagacAATCTGCTTTTTACTGTCGCAAATAGCCTACATAGCCTGGTTACGCTATTCAAGACATACAAGTTTTATGGAGCCATCACTTTTGATCAGGTCCTTTTTTCCataatgaaaactaatttttgggTTTCTGAAATTATTCCAGATAGAGACCAGGATTTCAAATCGTTGTTGTATAACGTGTTAAGAAATAACTTATGTTGGTTATTGCCCATGATAAAACGCAGCTAATAAAGCCATAACAGGTTCTAATCATCTAATCTACTAATCATGGGAAATCGGTTAACTAGCTTAATTAATTTCTAACATCTTAAACTACGAATTATCTTTTGAATATGTGGCTTTAAAGTGTATTTGGGAATTAACACAAACTTAGATAATGAAACCCTTAACGGTATTTCCCTTAATAAGACAGacaatttgaataatttgtttttactataaatttaatcttaaaaaacagCTTGTTCTTTAgaggccagttatagctatcattgacaTCGAtccataaacatttttgaatcgatatttgttTCCCttcgattagaaatgaaaattatttactgatcgatcggaaatcacccaaagatttgtttttgaggatacaaattttaaatgcgtATTtgcttttctctaaaaatgtatttttctatttttcggacggaaattaatttttctgaacagctgatacttttatgttcaaaagtataatgaatcgttccactgatttgagTTCCAATTTCTCATAAtcccaatgacagatttctgtcagtaaaaattgtCGGTGGCTTTTAATCAggaaaattttttcaatgacagaaatttttaatgatagctataaacgacctgtcaaaaaattccaatgtttgttttcaatgatgaaaaccaatgataactataactggcgcctatcTCGAAAACGGTTAAGCATAAGAAAAAATGCTTAGAACATACATTTAGGCAAAATGTATGCTTGAAAATTTAAGCAGATGTGGTAACATCATGGAAGCTATATAAATGGAGAAAATCGGTTTAGACTTTTGGCCATCCATAACTCACAACGCAGATACGAGATTTTTGAGTCTTTTTAATTATGAGAAACTTCACGGCAGAAAAGTGGTCACACCACTTCACACCGGTCGTCTCCCTCACTGAGCGTACTACAACTTTCATACAGAATGTACTTTTAAGACTCAATTTAACTCGAGCTTAGAACTCTTCACATAAAAGACGAATACACCCAACCTCTGTTCTCTAATTCCACATGAATTTTGAActcaataatgaaaacaaagtaAACGAATTTTGTCTGTCATTTaatgaattgaaattaattttaaattaaccgaaagaatgaaaaaacaaatttgacgaACGAAACATCATCGTGTAAAAGCTAAAAGGGAATTCATCATCCACATTTCAACAGAAACCCCATTCAGTGCTTTACGATTCTTAATTAGGAGTGTGAGATGCACTCACTTGTCAGCTGACTATCCATCACTCACGATTTTAGTAAATAaccaaatatcaaaatgaaaatgtgAGATTTTGGTTGTTCTGTTTGCGAAAAAATattctcttaaaaaatgtacatgTTGGACACTAAAATAGCTATAATGGATAACAAAgaaagttcaaatttgctgCAACATTCTGAAAACTTAAGTCTATCCGACTTAGAACTACCCGAGATAGAGCACCAAAGAAAGCGAAAAGTAAGAAGGTAAGACTGGCTGCTAGCCACTGGTACTGGCGCAATTCTAGTTGGTTTCCCATTGTGTTTATTAACgtccttttgtttttatttatagaaaaacaagACCAAAACTACCAACGGGAAGACAAAGGATCGAATCGACAACCTATGGCCATCGAAATATCATCCTACTGGGAACTGTGTTCTTCATTACATCGTGTTGGTTGCTAATCCTCTCCTACACTATGTCAGTAATCCACATAGAGAATCAGCGATTacaaagtgaaattaaaaaaggtaagcaaaaatattaattaacttaaatttgtGGTCAATGatgataattattaaaattgaaaagttattaCAAAACAGTTCGAGTCATTTTGAACAATACCCCTCATAATGTTtaagaaatacatacatacaatccGTCGCGACCAGTGCGCAGAACCCATTTCAAATGGCAGTCGATACAATAGAAGCCCATGTTatagaaggttttttttttcttcacttatAGACTTTAGATATATCGGTTTAGTTAGTGGTCTAGAATATTTATCTTATCGAACCGAAAAATGGAATCAGGCTTACAAATAAGTCTGCCCATTAAAACGGGAGCTAAAAAAATACGAAAGCGACGAGAACTTGATGCCTTAGTTTCATACTCAATCGCCAGAAGGTATTTTATTGTTGAGGtatataaatttcaatattttcaatgtgAGTGTTATAGAAATAACATAAGCAAACCGCTGAACCCCAAAGGAAAACATTCTCTTGAGAAACTGATTAGAACGTCCACGGACGATCAGGAAGATTGTAACTTggtataatttatttcaatatattcATAATACTTCTTcattatttagtttaaaattttacatgaaaTTTTGCaggaaacaaattataaaagagTGGAAACTTGCCACGTGAGAAATTCAAATGTTCCAATTCGGATCTGTGCGCCACTGATTGTAGTTATTGTTATTATAATCTCGTTCGGTTTCGTACATTGGTTGTATTTCGATTTAAGGCAACAGTTCGTCGAGTACCgccaaaaaattgaagaaggttagcgataaatatttttttgtttactaaacttaaataataataatttttgttgtatggATCCAAAAGTGCAAACGAATCACATTactgaaattttatattaaagccTTGTTTGTCATGACGGGAAGTATTCTTTTtggtttattaataaaatgtgtTACACCGGTAAACATATAAAGAAAGATTTGACTaacacttttcataaaaaaaatgtttataaatattcagagacacaaaacaaaaagcgAAGCAATTTAGGAATTTTCCTAAGAGATGAAGCAATTTAATGTTTATATAGTGcgtttcaagttttattttgttgttttaacgtttaatataaaatgtatgaacAAAATTTGCTGAATATAGAAAAGACGTGAGCCGAATTTCATAAGAACCTCTTAAGAACATTCCAACcaatatttgtttgataaataatgtgaatttaattttataatattatttcaacTAGTGaagaaaaaatctatttttttggtTCTTCGCAATCTCCCAACATTTTCTCGTTCATTTAAGACATTCTTAATTTCGGAGATGGTTTAACTATGCAGTCGCTGATTCTGTGATACAGAGTGTTTTTTAAACGCTCCTATTactatttcaatttgaaggttttgatgtagatcgctatttcttattaAGATATTAAGATTtagttttctttgtacagccccttAGTTGCATACCATAAGTCCAAACTAAATACTTGCTTTtgtaacattagtttgttctggatagataagTTAAATTTAACTACTACATTCTTCTGTAAATCcagttttgttcttttctttttattgtgtttcttccatttaagctttgcaaaCAATGTTATTCCAGCTTTTGTATTCtttatagaaattaaaactttattcatgattttgtttgtaaagtttatatgcgtcgttTCAATTAGTTTGACACTCAATTTTTGAGTCCAAATACTTACTTTATCTGAATATCGCACCagtattgcagtatcatcagtaaaggtggccatgatggcGTTGATATCGAATGGAATATCACCTACATAAAAGATACAAGATTTGTCATAGAACGTTTAACTGAGGTAACACATGCTACTATTGAATTTAGTTCCCAGTAATTTTGGTCATACCTTACTCGAAAGAGTCGCGTCGTAacataagttttcaatatttcgtaGTACTGTAAGGGATGTTCTTATGAGTAGTTTGGAGTGAAGTCCAAAGTGCCAAGGCTTGAGAAACATTTTAGAATATAGCCGACCATAATTGTTCTTCTTAAAGTGCCTTCTCCACCACATCCATAATTCGATGAACTTGGTCTACGGTGTAAAgctatttttaaaatccaaactgATTGTTCGGAATTAAGGcttttttcttctattattttgctGATCCTTTTAAGTAGCATAATCTcgacttcaaaataaacaaataaaaagaggctgtgatgcaacccacactgataacttcccatcccgtctgtcgatttggcgtgcttaaaagtttgtaggttttcatgatgggttaaaaaatttgttagttgaattgttcttaaaaaatttaaaactaccaacaatatttttcatataaggaaatagtttagtttgaaaatctagttttgttaaatagatttttagtggaaaaaaaattgttactaatttacgtagcatttcttaaatttttacaaattggatgaatgacattaatttgagagatatcaagaaccgaacatcaatttttgccaaatttgcgtactatttcttgtagattttatttttttatgcaaaaacgaacataaaaaagtttgaagacaatatttttaatttttgaaaagctgtttgagtcgaaagtaaatttttaccaagttttagtattgtttttcttgttaggtttttattttttgtaaaaaaactgtcaatagtatttttctcaaaattttactgaatgataacaacaatatatttaaaaaaaaaagtaatttaaagccaatatcttaaatttttgagaagatatttgagccaaaaatcaaaatttaccaacttttattagttttttttattttttgtaagaaaactgtcaaatcgattttctcgagatttttccgaatgttgaaatttcttataagttacaataagttggaagccataacatcaagtttttgaaaagattaatttttttttaggattgttatttttatttttcgttccaaaaaattgtttcggagataaaattcgtaaaattttcgaggtgacaaatttttttttttcagtttttttttgatttataaaaaaaccgttaattgtttttttttttcaaaaggatatacttatttggtatcacgtaacaatatattatataaaatttaatttaagtctagcatttttggttcgtaagatatttagggttaggttaggttatagtggctgtccaaatTGGAAACGGACACAGttaagccagtttaatggcccattgtgataccacatgaatcttgaggcttcctcctaagctcaatggaaccagctagagtcccttacgaaacgtgagcaggctgattatactgatatgatttagatcgttaaagaagaattctcctaggtaattcttgcgttttcgagctagagcagagaagatgaagaaccgtttcttcctcttcctcgtccatacagcttctgcaaaagtcatttgagaatacgcctagtttcgtggcatgctttcctattagacagtgtccggttaggacacctattatcgagcttatatgcgatctgtttagagagagcaagcaccttgaacgttttatatccagtgttggccagatgttttttgtggcttgacacgtggagttgttgttccacctggtgcctgccctcctcgcagcgtcttgcagtagcaacagtttacaagtagcgattggtatgccagtacttgccaaacgtggtaggatgggctgtactgtaccgttcctggcgagttcatctgccttacagttacctggaatgtctctatggcccggcacccagcaaaggtgaatattaaactgttgcgccatctccattagagatgatcgacagttatggactgttatagagtttgtagagacagagtccagaaatttgatagcggcctggctgtcagagaaaatatggatatcagatgttgatatcacgttttctttgagccaagacaagacttctttaatcgccaaaagttctgcctggaacacgctacaatgattgggaaggcggaatgagagacttaatttcagtcgttcagagtacacacaaccgccaaccccttctttggtttttgagccatctgtgtaaaagtggattgactcatcctccaagaatgtcctatcctcccaaaaagatcttgTAGGTATAAAAATCTGGAAGTTCCTgacgaattgtagttgggggatggtgtagtctgtgtgctttggaattgattctaagtaccttagaattacggagtggccaatgttgttgttagtccactgcgacgaagcattgaggcgaatagcagagcttgcagctatttgtttactaaatatgtcaagaggtgtaaggtagagcagggtgtccagtgccgcagacggggtcgtgcgaagcgatccaccgatttacctttacagtaggcatgttgagacgaagacagaagtcttgtatcgatacgtgcccttaaatggatatcaatcaatctttccagggtcttaagaaggaatgattatagacttataggtcgtagatctttaggattgacttgtgagcatttacctgctttaggtataaaaacaactttaacttctctccatgccgagggaacatggaccaggtaaagacagctggtaaaaattgcctcaaggattggtgcaattatatcagaagccttttgtaattccactggtattataccatctggtcctgcagctttaaatggtttgaagctgttgagagcccattgtagcttatcttttgtgattagaccttgtggatatgttgaatttgaacttgCTATTTTTATGGTCTTCCGATAGTACTTGTATCGCGAAAAGCCCTTAAATCGGGACTTTCTTTTGCTGACCAAGCatctttaactatttatttgtttggGAATTGTGAAAAAGCTTTTATCTACAATAATTCAACatagaaatgattttgatttcgTAAGAGTGGTCTTTTCTTAAAGATAGACACGAGGGCCCTTTAATTCGAATGATCACTTATTCAATTTAAGCTAATGATGATCTACATAATCATGGGGTCTTCATCGAGTTTTGTTATGTAGGTTATTTTCCTATCTTGGAAGTCACTACGGGAGTAACAGTAAGCGCATACAGTCTTCAAAAGACAGTCTTGAATAACTTACACAAATCCTAATTCGAATCAGCGTCATCAGTTAAAGTAAGATAATTGCATACACAGAACCACACATTATAACAAACACGTAAGCAGATTGCCGGTCTGCCGGTCGTATTCAAGTCTTATCTTATGTAATACTTAGACcacattctttttgaaaattattgtggGGAACTACCATTGGTAATAATTATGTGGGATACCACAATTggtaaaaaacaattcaattaaacaAACAACTCACAGATTGGTacattttcatatatttaatatataaaagatataatataatatatttatcttataagtcGTGAAGATATGGCTTATGGCCATCTACCAGACTGACGTTTTCGAAAccgaatacattttgttttacaaaaaggaGTAATAAGTTACATTGGTAACAATATTtctcttatatatttttttgtaaatcttcTTCGATTATAAGTTTTCTATATTTAAGAGCAGCAATAGAGTCCCTACCTTCTTCTCCATTTAATAACATGAGGATTTCAGTTTTATCGAGGTTGTGTTTATTGAAGTAGATGATTTTAAGACTGGACACCCCGCAATAAAGTAAAAGGTATCTTTCCGTGCTTTCATATTCAAAAGGCTACATAGTATAGGCAGATCAGGCTAAGTAATTCTTCCCTTGCTTTAAGAATATTGCTAATTTTATCGTTGGGGTTGTTATTTATCAGATACGATCTATTTTGCcagttaaaatttaaacgaCTAGTAGTTCCTGAACATCGACGATCCAAGCTTCAGACTCATATTTTCCATacagtattttttcaaattgttccaaaatcattttgaatttttgactcTAATAGAGCGGGTTGTACATTCATTGTTATTTCAAGATCAATACCGCATATTGAAGCAAGGCTCTCCCACTCTTCTAGTATAAATCCTTTTGCCTGGATAATTGttttaagaatgattttttgagTTCTGCTGTCCGCCATATACTTTACCATTATCAGAGAAGGAGTTCCTGATTCTAGCATATAGTTCGGAGAGTTTCGTGGCAATCTGAAAGCTCTTTTTGTCTTCGAAGGAAGAATAGACCCATACAGTAAAATTGACATTGGTGTAGAGCGAAATCTTGCCTTTCATAATCGTAATCTTGTTAGAACCAAATATGAATACTTTTACGATCcattacaaaacattaataaatcaCGCATTGTTAAACAAAACTGTTTAAAGGAAATCTTaattatcatttattttgtattttctttaaggtttattataattatatctttgacattgaatataaaatttaaaaaaataaacaatttcatccttaaatattattaagattATAATCTCCTATTTTTTGTGCAGTTTCTGTGATAAGCCAAAATCTTCCTGAAGAAATGCAAAAATGGCATGAGAAGTCAtcttttttggagaaaaaccAAAGTATAATTTACGAAAAACTTAATGAAATACAAATAGCTATagaaagcttaaaaacaaatttcacgaAGTATGCTGCACGAGCAGACAGTCGAAATGAATATTCCAAAGATGATAAGTTTGTTGCCGATCTCGGTGCAAAACTTGAAGCTGTTGCCAGTGATatggaaataataaaagatCATTTTACCACTGTCCAAAAGAATCAATCCATCTTACAAGAAGACATCGATAAATTAGGGGTATGTACGACAATGGAACATATactttagaatttatttaatttttgtttttatattaaaggtACGTTTCAATGACATATCCAACCATATCCCAGAAAAGAGTAAAGATGAAGACG
This window of the Eupeodes corollae chromosome 3, idEupCoro1.1, whole genome shotgun sequence genome carries:
- the LOC129952259 gene encoding uncharacterized protein LOC129952259 isoform X2, with the protein product MYMLDTKIAIMDNKESSNLLQHSENLSLSDLELPEIEHQRKRKVRRKTRPKLPTGRQRIESTTYGHRNIILLGTVFFITSCWLLILSYTMSVIHIENQRLQSEIKKVSVISQNLPEEMQKWHEKSSFLEKNQSIIYEKLNEIQIAIESLKTNFTKYAARADSRNEYSKDDKFVADLGAKLEAVASDMEIIKDHFTTVQKNQSILQEDIDKLGVRFNDISNHIPEKSKDEDVCLQKVQSLQTRYENEIKSVTANISIVNDTLTQKSGIISDELLVHKTKIDDLMDKTANITSHVSSIKNDWTKYKQQIVDCDAKVENFENSMSQIVNKTNILEKSIQEVRLNCSLSDGLGRNCINLTDTTPQINKTNGLNVK
- the LOC129952259 gene encoding uncharacterized protein LOC129952259 isoform X1; the encoded protein is MESGLQISLPIKTGAKKIRKRRELDALVSYSIARRNNISKPLNPKGKHSLEKLIRTSTDDQEDCNLETNYKRVETCHVRNSNVPIRICAPLIVVIVIIISFGFVHWLYFDLRQQFVEYRQKIEEVSVISQNLPEEMQKWHEKSSFLEKNQSIIYEKLNEIQIAIESLKTNFTKYAARADSRNEYSKDDKFVADLGAKLEAVASDMEIIKDHFTTVQKNQSILQEDIDKLGVRFNDISNHIPEKSKDEDVCLQKVQSLQTRYENEIKSVTANISIVNDTLTQKSGIISDELLVHKTKIDDLMDKTANITSHVSSIKNDWTKYKQQIVDCDAKVENFENSMSQIVNKTNILEKSIQEVRLNCSLSDGLGRNCINLTDTTPQINKTNGLNVK